The genomic segment GTGACGTGATCCTCGTGGTGCTCGGCGACATGCCCCTGCTCCTTCCGGAGACGCTCGAGGCGGTCATCGCCCGGCACACGGAGGCGGCCGCCCACGCCACCATCCTCACCACGGAGCTCGGCGACCCGACGGGGTACGGGCGGATCGTTCGCGACGGCGCCAGGGTGACGGCGATCGTCGAGGACCGCGATGCGAACGACGAGCAGCGGTCGATCTGCGAGGTCAACACGTCGATCTATGCGTTCGACGCCGCCGCGCTGCGCGAGGCGCTCGAGAGGGTGGTCCGCCACAACGCCCAGGGGGAGATGTACCTGACAGACGTCGTCGCCATCATGGTCGAGGATGGAAAGGACGTCGTCACCCTGTCCGGCGACGCGGTGGAGGTGATGGGGGTCAACTCGCACGACCAGCTCGCAGCGGCCGCCGGAGAGCTGCGCCGCCGCATCAACAGGCGCTGGATGCGTGACGGCGTCTGGATGGCAGACCCGGACCGGACGTACATCGAGCCCTCGGTCACCCTGGCGCCCGGAGCGCGCATCCACCCCGACGTGCACCTCGTGGGCGCCACCGTCGTCGACGCCGGCGCCGAGGTCGGCCCGTCCGTATACGCCGAGGACAGCGCCATCGGGCCGGACTCCAAGGTGTGGTACGCCGTCCTGCGCGGCGCCTCGATCGGCCCGGGAGCCCAGGTTGGGCCGTACGCCAGCCTCAGGCCGGGCGCCGAGTTGCTCGACGAGTCGAAGGCGGGGACGTTCGTCGAGGTGAAGGCGTCGACCATCGGCCACGGATCGAAGGTCCCGCACCTCTCATACATCGGCGACGCCACCATCGGCGAAGGCTCGAACATCGGCGCCGGCACGATCACCGTCAACTACGACGGTTTCGCCAAGCACAGGACGAAGATCGGCGCCCGGGTGAAGATCGGCAGCGACACGATGCTCGTCGCTCCGGTCGAGGTGGGGGACGACGCATATACGGGGGCGGGCTCCGTCATCACCGAGGACGTGGCGCCCGGGGCGCTGGCAGTCGAGCGGTCACCGCAGATAGAGATCACGGGCTACGCTGCGCGTCGGGAACAGCGGGCTCGCGAGGAGCGTGACTGATGGAGATCACGAGCCGAAAGCGTCTCATGGTGTTCAGCGGGTCGGCCAACGAGGGTCTCGCCCGCGAGGTCTCCAACATCCTCGGGACGAACCTCGGCGGCGTCGAGCGCTCCGTGTTCGCCAATGGTGAGGTCTACATCCACTACACCGAGAGCGTCCGCGGGGCGGACTGCTTCGTCATCCAGAGCCACAGCCATCCGATCAACTTCCACATCATGGAGCAGTTGATCATGATCGATGCCCTCAAGCGGGCCTCGGCCAAGCAGATCACCGCGGTCGTGCCGTTCTTCGGCTACGCCAGGCAGGACAAGAAGGGCAGGGCACGCGAGCCGATCACCGCCAAGCTGATGGGCGACCTGTTCATGGCGGCCGGTGCAGACAGGATCGTGTGCGTCGACCTCCACACCGGGCAGATCCAGGGCTTCGTCGACAAGCCGTTCGACCACCTCACCGCGCTGCCGGTCTTCGTCGAGCACCTCACCAAGTCGCTCGACGGGCCGACGACGATCGTCTCGCCTGACGCCGGCAGGGTGAAGATCGCCGCCAAGTACGCCAACCACCTCGACGCCGAGGTGGCGTTCGTGCACAAGCGGCGCCGCACGGACGTGCGCAACCAGGTGTCGGCTCTCGAGATCGTCGGCATGGTCGAGGGCAGGCACTGCGTCATCGTGGACGACATGATCGACACTGCGTCGACCGCGGTGGCCGCCGCCGAGCTCATCATGGCCCGTGGCGCCCTCAGCGTGCGCCTGGTAGCGACCCATGGCGTGCTGTCGGAGCCCGCCGTCGATCGGATCAAGAACGCCCCCATCAGTGAGCTGGTCATCTCGAACACGCTGCCCATCCCGGACGACGCCACGGATCTCGACAAGCTCACCGTGCTCTCGATCGGATCACTGCTCGCCGGCACGATCAACGCCATCTTCACGGACGCCTCGGTCAGCGAGATCTTCAAGGGCGAGAACATCTAGCTTCGCCCGCGTTCCGCCTCAGGCCGGCGGAAGCTCTTGGAGCAGGGCGGCGGCGTCGCGGGGCCCTTCGACGGGAGCGGTCTTGGCCCCTTCCGCCCATTTGGCGAGGGCGAGGGCGACGACGCCGTAGCCGAAGAAGGACAGGATGAGCGGGTTGGCGGTGCCGTCGAACGCCCGGTCCGTGATCGAGCCGAGGACGGCCCCGCCTGCCATCGAGATCGTGCCGAGGACGGCGGCTGCGGTCCCGGCCAGCTTGCCCATGTGGTCCATGGCCAGGGTGTTGGCGCTCGGGATGAGCAGGGCGTGGCACACGAGCAACGCCGTCAGGCCGACGACGAATGGCCAGAACCCCGGCACGCCGTCGGCGGCCCGCACCATCCACAGCACGCCCGCTCCGAGCACGACGTATGCCGTCAGGGCGGCGTGCGCCAGGCGCTTGGTCCCGACGCGCTCGACGACCATCGCGCTGGCGACCATGGCAGCGCCCATGACCGCTGCGATGCCACCGAAGATGAAGGGGAACTGGTCCTCGAGGCCGAACACGTCGGAGAAGATGATCTCGCTGCTCGCCAGGTAGGAGCTGAACGGGGCGAACAGCGCCGTGGTGACCAGCCCATAGCCGAGCGTCTGGCGATGGGTGAGCACCTGGCGGGCGCCCCGCAGCACCGGGGTGAACTGCAGGGGCCGTCGGTGCTCCTCCCTCAATGTCTCGGGGAGCCGGACGATCCAGACGGCGAGCGTCAGCGAGAACAGGACGCAGACACCGAACACCCACTGCCACGGTGCGACCGCGATCACGGCGGCGCCGACGGTCGGCGCCACGACCGGCACGAGCACGAACACGGCCATCACCATGGACATCGTGCGAGCCATCCGCTCGCCGGAGAACGAATCGCGCACGACGGCGATGGCGATCACCCGGCCGCCTGCAGCCCCCGCTCCCCAGATGAAACGGGTCACGTACATGAGACCGATCGAGGGCACCAGGGCGGACGAGAGCGCTCCGAAGGCGTAGATGGCGAGGCCTCCGTACAGCGCCGGCTTGCGCCCGAATCGATCGGCTATCGGTCCGTAGAACAGCTGACCGAAGGCCAGCCCGAAGAAGTACGCCGTCACGATGCCGGCCACGGCCGTCGAACCCTCGGCGAGCCCGAAGTGCTCCCTGATCACCGGGAACGCCGGGAGCATCAGGTCGATGCCGAGCGCGCCGAGCGCCATGATCATCGAGATCATGGCGACGAACTGCTTCTCGCCGAGGGAAGCCCGCTCGAGTGCCTGCGTACCTGCCATCCGAGGCGACCCTAGTGGTGGCCCGTCGACCGGCTGATCGGTTTCGACCGAGCCGGCGGGCCGCAACTATCATCGGGGGACCTCATCCGGGCTTCGCGGCAGGTACGCGCGCCCCGGGTACCGTTGACACAGGAGAGATCATGGACCAGGTCACGTTGCGCGCCGCCAAACGAGACGGCAAGGGCACGCGCCCCGCTCGCAGGCTCCGCCGCGAGGGCCGGATCCCGGCCATCGTATACGGGCACGGGATGGAGGCGCTGGCGGTCACGGTCGGCTCGCGTGACCTGTTCGCCGTCCTCCACAGCGAAGGGGGATTGAACGCCCTCATCGACCTCGACGTGGAAGGCGGCAAGAACGTCCTCACGGTGGCGAGGGAGATCCAGCGCCATCCGGTCCGCGGCGAGATCACCCACCTCGACTTCATCCAAGTCTCGCTCGACGAGGAGATCAGCGCCGACGTGTCGGTCGACTACGCCGGCATCCCGGCCGGCGTGTCCGAGGACGGCGGTGTCGTCGAGACGATCGAGGCCACGGTTACGATCACCGCTCTCCCGACCGCCATTCCGTCGTCGATCGAGGTCGACATCTCGCACATGGAGATCGGAGACACGCTGCGGCTGTCCGACCTGCCTGCCATCGAGGGCGTCACCTACACGGCCGACCCGGAGCGGCCGCTTCTCACAGTGCTGGTGCCGCGCGTCGAGGAGGAGCCCGAGCCGGCGGAAGGCGAGGAGCTCGAAGGCGAGCCGGGTGCCGAGCTCGAGGCCGGGGACGAAGCAGAGCCGGCGGACGAAGAGAGCGAAGCGGACTGAGCGCCACCCAGACGCTCGCCGTCGGGCTCCGCAATCCGGGAGCTCGCTACGAGGCGACGAGGCACAACTTCGGAGGCGACGTCGTCGCACTCGTCGCCGAGCGCCACGGAAGCTCGTTCAAGAAGGCGAAGCGGTTCATGAGAGCGGAAGTCGCCGAGATCACGACGGCCGCATTCCGGCTCGTGGTCGCCAGGCCGACCACGTTCATGAACGAGGCGGGCCAGGCCGTGGCCCCGCTGGCGCGCTACTTCCACGTCGAGCGGGACGACCTCCTCGTGGTCCACGACGACATCGACGTGCCTTTCGGCAGGCTCAAGGTGCAGTTCGGGAGAGGATCGGGCGGCAACAACGGCGTCGCCTCGGTCATGCGATCGCTCGGCACGGGCGATTTCTGGCGTCTCAAGTGCGGTGTCGGCAGGCCACCGGGCTCGGTCGATCCCGCCGACCACGTCCTGCACCGGTTCACCAGCACCGAGATCGAGGAGGCGGCCCTGATGCGCACCCTCGCCGCAGACGTCGTGGAACTGTTCGCCGAGCAAGGCGGCGAGGCGGCGAGGCAGCGGGCCGGCGAGCTGAGCGCGCCGTGACGAGACTCGTCGGCGCCATCGACCAGGGAACGACGAGTACGCGTTTCGCGCTCGTGGACAAGTCGGGCGGCTTCGTCGCCATGGCACAGAAGGAGCATCGCCAGCACTACCCGCAACCCGGTTGGGTGGAGCACGACCCATCCGAGATCTGGGAGAGCACGCAGGCAGTCATCACCGAGGCCATGGATGCGGCGGGGGCGACCGCCTCCGACCTCGCAGGGGTGGGCATCGCCAACCAGCGTGAGACGACGGTGATGTGGGACCGCGGTACGGGGGAACCGGTCGCCAACGCCATCGTCTGGCAGGACACGAGGACCGACGCCCTCTGCCGGATGCTCGGTGTGGACGAGGGGCCGGACCGATTCAGGGAGGCGACCGGGCTGCCGCTCGCCACCTACTTCTCCGGTCCGAAGATCCGCTGGCTGCTCGACAACATGAGCGGCCTGCGAGACCGTGCCGATCGGGGAAGCGTCCTGGCCGGGACGATCGACTCGTACCTGCTGTGGAAGTTGACCGGCCGGCACGCCACGGACGTGACCAACGCCAGCCGGACGATGCTGATGAGCCTCGCCTCGCTGCAGTGGGACGGCGGGCTGCTCGGCGACATCGGTGTGCCACGCTCCGTGCTCGGCGACATCGTCCCCTCCGTCGGCACGATCGCCGCCATCGATGGCGGGCCCCTCGGAGGCGTCCCGGTCGCCGGGATGCTCGGCGACCAGCAGGCCGCCATGTTCGGCCAGGCGTGCTTCGCCCAGGGCGACGCCAAGAACACGTATGGCACCGGTTGCTTCATGCTCGTGAACACGGGGACGCGGATCGCCCGATCCGGGCACGGACTCCTCACGACGGTGGCGTATCAGGTCGGGCACGGCAAGGCGCGCTACGCGCTCGAAGGGTCCGTCGCCATCGCCGGTGCCGGCGTTCAGTGGCTGCGCGACAACCTGCGCATGGTGCCGGACGCCGCCGCCGTCGAGGCCCTGGCCGCCGGGGTGGCCGACAACGGGGGCGTCTACTTCGTGCCTGCCTTCTCGGGGCTCTTCGCCCCGTATTGGCGTTCGGACGCCAGGGGCATCATCGCCGGGCTCACCAGGTTCGCCGAGGCAGGCCACATCGCCCGGGCGGTGCTGGAGGCGACCGCCTACCAGACGCTCGACGTGCTCGACGCCATGCGGTCCGACGCCGCCATCGAGCTGTCCGAGCTGCGGGTGGACGGGGGAATGGTGGGCAACGAGCTGCTCATGCAATTCCAGGCGGACCTCCTCGGCCTTCCGGTGGTCCGCCCGGTCGTCACGGAGACGACCGTGCTCGGTGCCGCCTATGCCGCCGGGCTCGCCACCGGCTTCTGGTCGTCTCCCGACGAGCTGCGCACCATGTGGCACGAAGACAAGCGATGGGAGCCTCGGATGGAAGCCGGTGAGCGGGATCGCCTCTACTCGGGATGGAAGAAGGCGGTCGACAAGAGCCTCGGGTGGGAGGAGCAGTAGCGGGCCGTCAATGGGCCGCGGCGCGGTGGGCGCGCAGCGGGTCCCGTCCGAAGTCTCGGCGGGGGTCCCGCCAGACTGAGTGGATGGGAGTCTCGGGTGGGAGGAGCAGTAGCGGGCCGTCAATGGGCCGCGGCGCGGTGGGCGCGCAGCGGGTCCCGTCCGAAGTCTCGGCGGGGGTCCCGCCAGACTGAGTGAATGTGATTGGCGCCGTCCTGCACGCAGTCGTACTCGACGAGGAACGTGGGCCCTTGCAGCCGGTAGTAGTGGGGCGTTCCTTCCTCGGCGGGCCCGGCCCAGGCGAAGTGGATGGCGTCCAGGCCGGCCTCCTCGAGCCTGGCGAGCTCGGCGGCGGCGATCGGGTCGGGGAGGCGCTCGACGTATACCGCGATGAGGTCATCGAGGAGTGCCCGGGCGCCGTTGCCCATGTCGGAGCGGGGGATTCCGACCGGAACCGCCAGGTCGAGGGCGAGGGTTTCTCTCTCGTCATCCGACAACGCCAGGTACAGCTCCTGGAACCAGCCGAGGGGGTGCTCCAGGTCACCCGGTCGCAGCCTGGCAGGAACCTCGGACACCCTGTGGATCACCATGTCGATCGGTGCAGGGGCGTCGAGCGTCGCCCGCCGTCGCCCGTCCGGGTCGAGTGACAGGAGGAGCGCCCGGGCGGCGTCCTCTTCCGGCCCGCACGGGCGGCTGACCGTGCGACCGTGCTTCTCGACGCGTGCCGGGTTGGCGCCCAGGAACAGGGGGGTCGAGGCGACGACCTGGCCGTCGATGACCACGTGGTTGACGGAAACGTGGTGGCCCTCGAACTGCCACGACCACCGTCCCGAGGACGCCGGCTCTCCGAAGATCGCCACCCAGTAGCGCAGCGGGTCGCGTAGAGCGGTGTCCCGGTAGTCCTCGAGCCAGTCGAGCGGAAGGTCGAGCGCCATGATGGCGGCGATCTGGGCGTACGTGGCGAAGTCGACCCCGGTGGTCAGCAGTCGCATCACGAGCTTGCGCTGGCCGAACGTCATCTCGTGGAGGCCGACGCCGGTGTACGAATCGCCGCTCATCTCTCGCGGCCAGTACATCCAGGTCTGGCGGCGCCCATCGTCGAACGCCGGATTGGCGGCGGCGCGCTGCTCGGCGTCCAGGGCCTCGAGGACGGCGGCTGCCGCGTCGATCATGTCGCCTGCAGTCACCGTGGGCTTCCCTCCTGCCGGCACGCTACCCGGCCGCCGCAGGGATCACCGGAACGAGCAGGTAGGCGGGATGCTCCGGCCCCACGTGGAGGGTGGTGGTCCCCGCGAAGACCTCACCCGGCCGATCGCGCTCGTCATCGTGGAGGAATGGGCCGCAGCCCCTCAGCTCGTTCTTGAACGCCGACAGCCGGAGGCCCGTGGTGTCGCCTCCCCACTCGTAGTCGCGGCCCAGGATCGTCAGCGCCAGCCGATATCCGGCGGGAGCGACGACGCACGTCGGCCAGATCTCGACATCGAGCTCGTAGACGCCTCCCGGTTCGAGTGGCTCACGGCGCTCGTGTGCGTGGTACGGGCGCCACGGCCGGCTCAACGCCGGGTCGAGCCGGCGATGCGATGCCCGGAGCCACCCCTGGGCCAAGGGCGTGTGCGGGTCGATGGCTCCTTGGAACGTGACCTCCTCGCCCTGGCGATCGAACAGGCGGACCACGAGGAACAGGTCGGCGTCCTCGGTCGAGGAGGATACGCTCAGCTTGGCGGCGAGAGGCCCGGTGATCTCGGTCGCCTCGGCGAACGGCGCCGTCGAGAACGTGATGCCGTCCCCGAGGGCGTCGAAGGACAGGGTTGCCTCGGAAGGGCTCGGCTCGAGGTCGAGGGTCATGCCCTCGGGGTCGAGGTGGTACTCCGTCCACCTCGTGGCCGGGATGGGCCAGTCGACCTCGTGGCGGGGCTCGAAGCTGCCGTCGGCGTGCCTGACCTGGAGGAGAACCCGCGGGCGGTCCGGCCAGCGCTCCTCCATGCCTCGCAGGAAGCGATCGAAGAAGCGGAGCTGCAGGTCACGGCCGTAGTCGGTGTAGAAGTGGGTCCAGTGCTCGATTCCGTGCACCTCGAGCCACTTGTCCCGGCCGGCCGACCGGACGAAGCCTTCGAAGTTGCCACGGGCATGCAGGCCCTGGCCGCCCCAGTTCGCCGCCGAGAGGAGGGGGACCGCCACCTCTTCCCACACCGGGGAGCGGCTGCGGTGATAGTCGTCGTCGAGGGGATGGGCGAGGATCTCGTCACCGAACGGCGCCCGGTTGCGTTCCAGGTCCTCGTCGCTCAGCGTCTCGTCGCCGCAGATGAGCTGGCCCGTGATCGGGTTCCGTCCGCCGGCCTCTCCTCGGCCGTACTGGACGGTCTTCACCTGCATGTCGTACCAGTTCTCCCAGAACGTCGACAAGATGCCGCCGTGGTGCGTCATATCGCGGTACCAGTCGGCGGCTCCCTCCCACACGCACATCGCAGCCAGGTGGGGCGGCTGCAAGGAGGCGACGTGCCACTGGTTGATGGCGTAGTAGCTGATGCCGTTGAGGCCGACCTTCCCGGTCGACCACGGCTCGGCCGCCGCCCACTCGATGCAGTCGTACAGGTCCCGAGTCTCCCGGGGCGAGAAATGGTCGATGTAGCCCGGTGACCGTCCCGTGCCCCGAGAATCGACCCGCACGCAGGCGTAACCGTGCGGCACCCACTTCTCAGGGTCGACGACCTCCCAGCTCTGGTAGGCGTTCGTGGACCCGGCGGCGACGTCCGGGTGTTCGGCCGTCATGCGCTGCCAGGCGCTCGGATATCCGGTCTGGAACGGCAGCCCCTTGGCGTACGGTCCGTAGCTGAGGAGCACCGGGTGGCGGTCGCCGTCGTCCGGGCGAAAGACGTCGGCTCGCAGCACAACGCCGTCGTCCATACCAACGGCGACGTCCCAGTCGATGCGCATCCCGTCACGCGATTCCGACCTGAACAACTGCACGGTCCTTCCGTCCGGGACGCTCGCCGCGGCGTGGACGGCGCCGGATGGTAACGAAGGTGAGACGGACATTCTCGGGCTTCTGGCCTCCGGGGCCGCCCTCACTACCATCGGCCGGGCGATGAACGTCCCGAACCTCCTCGCCTACGTCCGCATCACGCTGACCCCGGTCGTGATGGCGTTCGTGCTCCTCTCGCGGCGCATCGACCATGCGTTCGGCTTGGCGCTCCTCTTCTTCGTGGCGGCCGCCCTCACGGACTTCGCCGACGGCTACCTGGCGAGGCGCTGGGAGATCACCACGACGCTCGGGGCGTTCCTCGACTCCGTCGCCGACAAGGTGCTGGTCACGGGGAGCTTGCTCGTGCTCATCGAGGTCGGCAGGGCGTGGTCGTGGGCGGCGTTCGTGATCATCGGCAGGGAGCTCGCCGTCATGGGGCTGCGCGGCGTCGCCGCCCTCGGGAGAGGCAAGGTGCCGCCCAGCCCCCTCGGGAAGGCCAAGACCATCACACAGTTCACCGCCATCGGGCTGGCGATGGTCCGCAGCTCCAGCGAGATCGGGCCGTACTTCCTGGATGAGTGGCTCATGCTCGTCGCCGTCGCCGCCACCCTGCTCTCGGCATGGGACTACTTCTCGAAGTACGGGTCGGCGCTCAGGACGGCAACACCAGCTTGACCCGATGACGGCCCCGCTCCGCTCCCTCGTCGACCGCTGGCCTGCGCCGCTCCTGCCGAACGTGCCGGGCAGGATCGCCGTTCCTCCGGGCTTGCGGGCGTATGCCCTCGCCGGCATGGCGGCCCGGTCGGCCCGCCCGATCCTGGCGATCGTCCCGGGCGAGCGGGAGGCCGAGGACCTGGCCGACGACCTGGAGCTGTTCACCCACGACGTCGTCATGCTGCCGGCGTGGGAGACGCTGCCGTTCGAGCACATCTCCCCGAACGTGGCCACCATGGCCCACCGTGCCGTGGCGCGGCATCTGCTGTCCGAAGCCCCCGGCGGCCTCGTCGTGGTTGCGTCGGTGAGGGCGGCGACGCAGCGCCTCAGCCCGAGCTCGCCCCGCCCGCTCGAGCTGGCAGTCGGCACGACGGTCGACGACGTCGTCGCGGCGCTGAGCGAGCTCGGATACGAGCGCACCGATCGGGTCGAGACGCGCGGTGAGTTCGCGGTGCGGGGCGGGATCATCGACTGTTTCCCCGCCCAAGGTGAGACCCCCGTCCGTGTGGAGCTCTGGGGCGACGAGGTCGACGAGATCCGCAGCTTCGCCGTCGCCACCCAACGAACCACCGAGCCGATCGACCGGCTCGTCGCCTATCCGGCCCGCGAGCTCCGCCCCGACCCGCCACTTCGCAAGCTTGCGGAGGAGCTGCGCGACCGGGAGCCGTGGGCCGCATCGACATGGGACAGGATCGCCGAGGGGCTCACGTTCCAAGGTATCGAGTCGTGGCTGCCGTGGCTGTCCCACGAGGAGACGGCGCTGGAGGCGTACGACGCCGACGTGGTGCTCTTCGATCCGGAGCGCTCGTTGGCGCGTTCCAACGACCTGCTCAGGGAGGAGGCAGACCTGGCCGCGGCACTCGCCCCGACCTGGGGAGCAGATGCGCCGGAGGCGGGCGACCATCCGGCCCTCTACCTGCCGATATCCGATCGGGCCCGCCTCGACGCCCCGCCCCGGCCCGCCACGCCCACCGAGTCGACGCTCGAAGCGCGTGGCCTCGACGCGGTTCCCGGTGACGCCCCTTCGGTAGCCAAGGCGCTCAACGAGTGGAAGCTGCGTGGCGTGGACGTGGTGGTCGCCATGGACGGCGAGGGGGCGGCCAGGCGGGTCTCCCGGGTGTTGTCGGAAGCCGGCATCGATCTTCCCGTGGTGGAGCGTCTCGAGGGCCCTTCGCCGGCCGTCTTGGCGACCGGTATCCACCTCGGTTTCGTGGCCCCCCAGCTCGGTGTCGGCGTCGTCGGGGAGCGTGAGGTCGCCGGCAGGCGCCGGGCCCACCGCCGGGTGAGGCGGACGAGCCAAGGCCTCGTCGACGCCTACCGCGATCTCGAGCCGGGCGACTTCCTCGTGCACCATCGCCACGGGATCGGCCGATTCGAGGGCCTCGTCCACCGCGAGATGGCCGGCGTCGAGCGGGACTACCTCCTCGTGGCGTACCACGGCGGCGACAAGCTGTACGTGCCGACCGACCAGCTCGCCGCGGTGAAGCGGTACACCGGAGGCGAGTCGCCCCGCCTGTCTCGCATGGGTGGATCCGACTGGGCGGCGACCCGGTCGAAGGTCCGCAAGGCGGTGGCCGTCGTCGCCGAGCAGGTGGTCGATCTCCACCGTCAGCGAGCCGCCGCGGCCGGCCACGCCTACGAGGAGGACAGCCCATGGCAGCGGGAGCTCGAGGCGGCGTTCCCGTACGAGGAGACCGCCGACCAGCTGACCGCCATCGCCGACATGAAGCAGGACATGGAGTCGGAGCGACCCATGGATCGGCTCATCTTCGGGGACGTCGGCTTCGGGAAGACCGAGGTGGCGCTCCGAGGCGCATTCAAGGCCGTGCAGGCGGGGCGTCAGGTCGCAGTGCTCGTCCCGACGACGCTGCTGGCGCAGCAACATCAAGCGACCTTCCAGGACCGGCTGGCGCCCTACCCCGTCCGGGTCGAGATGCTCAGTCGGTTCCTCACGTCGAAACAGCAGAGGGACGTCATCCGCGCCATCGCCTCGGGTGAGATCGACATGGTGATCGGAACCCATCGCTTGCTGTCGGACGACGTCGTCTTCAAGGACCTCGGGCTGCTGGTGGTCGACGAGGAGCAGCGATTCGGGGTGGCCCACAAGGACCGCCTGAAGCGCCTCCGGACCTCGGTCGACGTGCTCACCCTCACGGCAACTCCCATCCCGCGGACCCTCGAGATGGCCCTCACCGGCATCCGCGAGGTGAGCCACATCCGAACGCCACCCGAGGATCGCCATCCGATCCTCACGTACGTCGGGCCGTACGATGCCCAGACCGTCTCGGCGGCCATCAGGCGCGAGATGCTCCGCGAGGGTCAGATCTTCTACGTGCACAACCGGATCCAGTCGATCGACCTGGCCGTGGCGCGGTTGCGCGACCTCGTGCCGGACGCCCGCATCGGCGTCGCCCACGGGCGGATGAGCGAGGGTCAGCTCGAGCAGGTGATGTACGACTTCTGGAATGGCGAGTATGACGTGCTGGTCGCCACGACGATCATCGAGTC from the Acidimicrobiia bacterium genome contains:
- a CDS encoding DUF3500 domain-containing protein — translated: MTAGDMIDAAAAVLEALDAEQRAAANPAFDDGRRQTWMYWPREMSGDSYTGVGLHEMTFGQRKLVMRLLTTGVDFATYAQIAAIMALDLPLDWLEDYRDTALRDPLRYWVAIFGEPASSGRWSWQFEGHHVSVNHVVIDGQVVASTPLFLGANPARVEKHGRTVSRPCGPEEDAARALLLSLDPDGRRRATLDAPAPIDMVIHRVSEVPARLRPGDLEHPLGWFQELYLALSDDERETLALDLAVPVGIPRSDMGNGARALLDDLIAVYVERLPDPIAAAELARLEEAGLDAIHFAWAGPAEEGTPHYYRLQGPTFLVEYDCVQDGANHIHSVWRDPRRDFGRDPLRAHRAAAH
- a CDS encoding 50S ribosomal protein L25, whose amino-acid sequence is MDQVTLRAAKRDGKGTRPARRLRREGRIPAIVYGHGMEALAVTVGSRDLFAVLHSEGGLNALIDLDVEGGKNVLTVAREIQRHPVRGEITHLDFIQVSLDEEISADVSVDYAGIPAGVSEDGGVVETIEATVTITALPTAIPSSIEVDISHMEIGDTLRLSDLPAIEGVTYTADPERPLLTVLVPRVEEEPEPAEGEELEGEPGAELEAGDEAEPADEESEAD
- a CDS encoding multidrug effflux MFS transporter, encoding MAGTQALERASLGEKQFVAMISMIMALGALGIDLMLPAFPVIREHFGLAEGSTAVAGIVTAYFFGLAFGQLFYGPIADRFGRKPALYGGLAIYAFGALSSALVPSIGLMYVTRFIWGAGAAGGRVIAIAVVRDSFSGERMARTMSMVMAVFVLVPVVAPTVGAAVIAVAPWQWVFGVCVLFSLTLAVWIVRLPETLREEHRRPLQFTPVLRGARQVLTHRQTLGYGLVTTALFAPFSSYLASSEIIFSDVFGLEDQFPFIFGGIAAVMGAAMVASAMVVERVGTKRLAHAALTAYVVLGAGVLWMVRAADGVPGFWPFVVGLTALLVCHALLIPSANTLAMDHMGKLAGTAAAVLGTISMAGGAVLGSITDRAFDGTANPLILSFFGYGVVALALAKWAEGAKTAPVEGPRDAAALLQELPPA
- the glmU gene encoding bifunctional UDP-N-acetylglucosamine diphosphorylase/glucosamine-1-phosphate N-acetyltransferase GlmU, giving the protein MTVPRVHAVVLAAGKGTRMKSELAKVLHEAAGMPLVGWVMAALTKLDLADVCVVVGYQADEVRALLPEGVTTALQSDQHGTGHATQVALESLELSEGLGEGDVILVVLGDMPLLLPETLEAVIARHTEAAAHATILTTELGDPTGYGRIVRDGARVTAIVEDRDANDEQRSICEVNTSIYAFDAAALREALERVVRHNAQGEMYLTDVVAIMVEDGKDVVTLSGDAVEVMGVNSHDQLAAAAGELRRRINRRWMRDGVWMADPDRTYIEPSVTLAPGARIHPDVHLVGATVVDAGAEVGPSVYAEDSAIGPDSKVWYAVLRGASIGPGAQVGPYASLRPGAELLDESKAGTFVEVKASTIGHGSKVPHLSYIGDATIGEGSNIGAGTITVNYDGFAKHRTKIGARVKIGSDTMLVAPVEVGDDAYTGAGSVITEDVAPGALAVERSPQIEITGYAARREQRAREERD
- the pth gene encoding aminoacyl-tRNA hydrolase; the protein is MSATQTLAVGLRNPGARYEATRHNFGGDVVALVAERHGSSFKKAKRFMRAEVAEITTAAFRLVVARPTTFMNEAGQAVAPLARYFHVERDDLLVVHDDIDVPFGRLKVQFGRGSGGNNGVASVMRSLGTGDFWRLKCGVGRPPGSVDPADHVLHRFTSTEIEEAALMRTLAADVVELFAEQGGEAARQRAGELSAP
- a CDS encoding CocE/NonD family hydrolase: MQLFRSESRDGMRIDWDVAVGMDDGVVLRADVFRPDDGDRHPVLLSYGPYAKGLPFQTGYPSAWQRMTAEHPDVAAGSTNAYQSWEVVDPEKWVPHGYACVRVDSRGTGRSPGYIDHFSPRETRDLYDCIEWAAAEPWSTGKVGLNGISYYAINQWHVASLQPPHLAAMCVWEGAADWYRDMTHHGGILSTFWENWYDMQVKTVQYGRGEAGGRNPITGQLICGDETLSDEDLERNRAPFGDEILAHPLDDDYHRSRSPVWEEVAVPLLSAANWGGQGLHARGNFEGFVRSAGRDKWLEVHGIEHWTHFYTDYGRDLQLRFFDRFLRGMEERWPDRPRVLLQVRHADGSFEPRHEVDWPIPATRWTEYHLDPEGMTLDLEPSPSEATLSFDALGDGITFSTAPFAEATEITGPLAAKLSVSSSTEDADLFLVVRLFDRQGEEVTFQGAIDPHTPLAQGWLRASHRRLDPALSRPWRPYHAHERREPLEPGGVYELDVEIWPTCVVAPAGYRLALTILGRDYEWGGDTTGLRLSAFKNELRGCGPFLHDDERDRPGEVFAGTTTLHVGPEHPAYLLVPVIPAAAG
- the glpK gene encoding glycerol kinase GlpK; translation: MTRLVGAIDQGTTSTRFALVDKSGGFVAMAQKEHRQHYPQPGWVEHDPSEIWESTQAVITEAMDAAGATASDLAGVGIANQRETTVMWDRGTGEPVANAIVWQDTRTDALCRMLGVDEGPDRFREATGLPLATYFSGPKIRWLLDNMSGLRDRADRGSVLAGTIDSYLLWKLTGRHATDVTNASRTMLMSLASLQWDGGLLGDIGVPRSVLGDIVPSVGTIAAIDGGPLGGVPVAGMLGDQQAAMFGQACFAQGDAKNTYGTGCFMLVNTGTRIARSGHGLLTTVAYQVGHGKARYALEGSVAIAGAGVQWLRDNLRMVPDAAAVEALAAGVADNGGVYFVPAFSGLFAPYWRSDARGIIAGLTRFAEAGHIARAVLEATAYQTLDVLDAMRSDAAIELSELRVDGGMVGNELLMQFQADLLGLPVVRPVVTETTVLGAAYAAGLATGFWSSPDELRTMWHEDKRWEPRMEAGERDRLYSGWKKAVDKSLGWEEQ
- a CDS encoding ribose-phosphate diphosphokinase; amino-acid sequence: MEITSRKRLMVFSGSANEGLAREVSNILGTNLGGVERSVFANGEVYIHYTESVRGADCFVIQSHSHPINFHIMEQLIMIDALKRASAKQITAVVPFFGYARQDKKGRAREPITAKLMGDLFMAAGADRIVCVDLHTGQIQGFVDKPFDHLTALPVFVEHLTKSLDGPTTIVSPDAGRVKIAAKYANHLDAEVAFVHKRRRTDVRNQVSALEIVGMVEGRHCVIVDDMIDTASTAVAAAELIMARGALSVRLVATHGVLSEPAVDRIKNAPISELVISNTLPIPDDATDLDKLTVLSIGSLLAGTINAIFTDASVSEIFKGENI